A region of Argentina anserina chromosome 5, drPotAnse1.1, whole genome shotgun sequence DNA encodes the following proteins:
- the LOC126794947 gene encoding NAC domain-containing protein 104: protein MADNPFQLPPGFRFFPTDEELVVHFLQRKAALLPLHPDVIPDLDLYPYDPWELNGKALCEGKQWYFYSRRTQNRVTSNGYWKPLATEEPIISSNSNNKVGIKRYFGFYVGEASSGIKTNWTMHEYRLSAVSDTCASSSTTRSSKRRGHRKAVNDHSGFVLCRVYERNEDDDDDDDGTELSCLDEVFLSLDDLDEISLPN, encoded by the exons ATGGCAGATAACCCTTTTCAGCTCCCTCctggttttcgatttttccCCACAGACGAAGAGCTCGTAGTCCATTTCCTTCAACGCAAGGCAGCTCTCTTACCCCTCCACCCCGATGTCATCCCTGATCTCGATCTCTATCCATACGATCCATGGGAGTTAAATG GTAAGGCTCTGTGTGAGGGTAAGCAGTGGTACTTCTATAGTAGGAGGACGCAAAATCGGGTTACGAGTAATGGATATTGGAAGCCATTGGCCACTGAGGAACCTATCATATCTTCGAATTCTAATAACAAAGTTGGAATCAAAAGATACTTCGGCTTCTACGTTGGAGAAGCTTCTTCCGGGATCAAAACAAACTGGACAATGCATGAGTATCGTCTCTCTGCAGTTTCGGATACTTGTGCTTCATCTTCCACCACTAGATCATCGAAGAGAAGAGGGCACCGGAAAGCAGTTAAT GACCATAGTGGATTTGTGTTGTGTCGAGTTTATGAGCGCAATGAAGAtgacgacgatgatgatgacgGGACAGAGCTCTCATGTTTGGACGAGGTGTTCTTATCGTTGGATGATCTTGATGAGATAAGCTTGCCAAACTGA
- the LOC126793734 gene encoding dynamin-like protein ARC5, with protein sequence MERSEWEEQCRLYEAYNDLHGLAQAFDTPFDAPAVLVVGHQTDGKSALVEALMGFQFNHVGGGTKTRRPITLHMKYDPDSHSPLCRLVSDSDPAQAHLMSLADIQAYIEAENMRLEKEPSLFSAKEIIIRVEYKYCPNLTIIDTPGLIAPAPGPKNRALQVQARAVEALVRAKMQHKELIILCLEDCSDWSNATTRRVVMQIDPELSRTVIVSTKLDTKIPQFARSSDVEVFLSPPTCMLDGCILGDSPFFTSVPSGRVGVGHDSVYRSNDEFKQAISVREKEDVASLEEKLGRSLSVQERSRIGVSKLRSFLEELLQKRYMENVPLIIPLLEKEHRSATRRMNEIIQELSTLDELKLKEKGRLFHDMFLTKLSMLLKGTVVAPPDKFGETLQDERSNGGAFVSSDGLQFPHKLIPNAGMRLYGGAQYHRAMAEFRFVVGGTKCPPITREEIVNACGVEDIHDGTNYSRTACVIAVAKARDTFEPFLHQLGGRLLHILKRLLPISVYLLQKDGEYLSGHEVFLKRVASAFNDFAESTERACREKCMEDLVSTTRYVTWSLHNKNRAGLRQFLDSFSGTDHTTVGGTSVYPGFSQDSAVGSLANEKDTKSRADVKLSHLASGTDLTSIQTTETRLADLLDSTLWNRKLAPSSERIVYALVQQIFHGIREYFLASAELKFNCFLLMPVVDKLPALLREDLKSAFEDDLDNIFDITNLRNILGQQKQDVEVELKRIKRLKDKFRSLHEQLSLRRRTANAFYDSC encoded by the exons atggagCGGAGCGAATGGGAGGAGCAGTGCCGGCTCTACGAGGCCTACAACGACCTCCACGGCCTCGCCCAAGCCTTCGACACTCCCTTCGACGCCCCCGCCGTCCTCGTCGTCGGCCACCAGACTGATGGCAAGAGCGCATTGGTCGAAGCCCTCATGGGCTTCCAATTCAACCACGTCGGCGGCGGCACCAAGACCCGCCGCCCCATCACTCTCCACATGAAGTACGACCCGGACTCCCACTCCCCTCTCTGCCGCCTCGTCTCCGactccgacccggcccaggCCCACCTCATGTCCCTCGCTGACATCCAGGCTTACATTGAGGCTGAGAACATGAGGCTCGAGAAGGAGCCCTCTCTGTTTTCCGCTAAGGAGATTATTATTCGGGTCGAGTACAAGTACTGCCCTAACCTCACCATTATCGACACTCCCGGCCTCATTGCTCCCGCCCCTGGCCCCAAGAATCGGGCTTTGCAG GTGCAAGCTCGTGCTGTGGAAGCGCTTGTTCGAGCTAAAATGCAGCATAAGGAGCTCATTATTTTGTGTCTTGAAGACTGCAGTGACTGGAGTAATGCAACCACGCGAAGGGTCGTAATGCAG ATTGATCCTGAGCTGTCCAGGACTGTGATTGTGTCAACCAAGCTCGATACGAAAATACCCCAGTTTGCGCGGTCATCGGACGTGGAAGTGTTTTTGTCACCTCCCACATGTATGCTTGATGGGTGCATCTTGGGGGACTCGCCTTTCTTTACATCTGTGCCGTCTGGAAGAGTTGGTGTTGGGCATGATTCGGTTTACAGATCTAATGATGAGTTTAAACAg GCAATATCTGTAAGAGAAAAGGAAGATGTTGCAAGCTTAGAGGAAAAATTGGGCCGATCACTGTCTGTACAAGAGAGAAGTAGGATAGGTGTGAGCAAACTTAGGTCATTTTTGGAAGAATTGCTACAGAAAAG GTATATGGAAAATGTGCCACTGATCATTCCACTTCTGGAGAAGGAACACCGGAGTGCAACAAGAAGGATGAATGAAATCATTCAAGAACTCAG CACTTTGGATGAACTGAAACTAAAGGAGAAAGGAAGATTATTTCATGATATGTTCTTGACGAAG TTATCTATGCTATTGAAAGGAACAGTTGTCGCACCGCCAGACAAATTTG GCGAAACACTGCAAGATGAGAGGAGTAATGGAGGAGCATTTGTTAGTAGTGATGGCCTTCAGTTCCCTCACAAACTTATACCT AATGCAGGAATGCGTCTCTATGGGGGTGCACAATATCATCGTGCCATGGCTGAGTTCCGTTTTGTAGTTGGAGGAACAAAATGCCCTCCAATTACAAGGGAAGAAATCGTAAATGCATGTGGAGTTGAAGATATACATGACGGAACAAACTACTCTAG GACGGCTTGTGTGATAGCTGTTGCAAAGGCTCGTGACACGTttgagccttttcttcatcag TTGGGTGGTAGACTCttgcatattttgaagagattACTCCCCATATCTGTCTATCTTCTTCAG AAAGATGGGGAGTATTTGAGTGGCCACGAGGTGTTTCTCAAGCGTGTTGCCTCTGCTTTCAATGACTTTGCAGAATCTACTGAAAGGGCATGCCGTGAAAA ATGTATGGAGGATTTAGTAAGCACCACACGCTATGTCACATGGTCTCTTCACAATAAG AATCGTGCTGGGTTACGTCAGTTCCTGGACTCGTTTTCTGGAACAGATCATACCACTGTGGGTGGTACTTCTGTATATCCGGGTTTCTCTCAAGACTCAGCTGTTGGTTCTCTCGCCAATGAGAAGGACACCAAGTCACGGGCAGATGTGAAGCTTAGTCATCTAGCCTCCGGCACTGACTTGACTTCCATTCAAACTACAGAAACAAGGCTGGCTGATCTGTTGGATAGTACGCTTTGGAATAGGAAACTTGCTCCTTCGTCAGAAAGGATTGTTTATGCTTTGGTGCAGCAGATATTTCATGGCATAAGAGAATATTTCCTGGCCTCTGCGGAGTTGAAG TTCAACTGCTTTCTCTTAATGCCTGTTGTGGATAAGTTGCCTGCGCTCCTTAGAGAAGACTTGAAATCTGCCTTTGAAGATGATTTGGATAATATTTTTGACATCACGAACCTGCGAAACATATTGGGCCAGCAAAAGCAAGACGTTGAGGTTGAGCTTAAAAGG ATTAAGAGGCTTAAGGATAAATTCAGATCACTACATGAGCAGCTGAGTTTGCGTAGACGCACTGCTAATGCCTTTTATGATTCCTGTTGA